CCAGGTGCGACACCAGCGCGGCCACCGGACTGCCCAGTGAGATGCCTGCCACCGTGACGGAGGTGGCCTGCGGCCGCAGCCACCGCACCACGGCACGCACTTCGGAGATGGCCCGCATCGTGCCGGCCACGTTGGCGAGCGGGTCGTGGCCGGGGTAGGCGGGCCAGGCGTCGCGGCGCACCCCATGACCGGGCTGAATCGGCAGCGCCACATTGAAACCCAGGCGGTGCAGCCGCTGCACCCGCGCCACCATCAGGTCCGAGCCGTTGCCCTGACCCGCCCCGTGCACCCAGACCAGCCAGGGCCGTGGGGCGCCACGGTGGCGGCACAGGTGCACCGTCGCCCTCGCCGGTCCGCCGAGATGTTCGGCCTGCAGCGACGGCGGCAGCAGCGGGTCGTGATCGAACGTCAGCCGCTCATAGCACACGCGGCCGAACCGATGCCTTCCGATTGTCCTCGTCTGCAACGGTTCCGGCTCAGCATGGGCGGCGTCGATACCCAGCGCGGTGAGTTCCTCGGCGGCTGGGGCGCAGGCGCTCAACGGTCGCGCGAGGATGGGCGCCGGGGCCAGCAACGTCATCGCCGTCAGAGTGAGCTCGTCGACCATGATCTCGCCGAGCTGTCGGGCCGCGGCCGGCGACGCCCCGTGCCACTCGGCCGATTGCCGCAGCGCATCCAGAGACCGAGGCAGCACCGAACCCAGGCCGCGGACGATCCGAGGTAGCCGTTGGGAAGTCGCCATCGGTTATCCGAGCCTGAAGCCGGTGTAGCCGGCGGCGGCGATCTCGTCACAGCGGCGGCGGTATTCGGGGATGCCGCCGGTATAGCCCATATACATCCGCTTCTTGCCGGGAACGTTGCCGCCGTTGTACCAGGAATTGCACGTCGGGTGCGCCAGCACGGTCGCCGCGACCAGCGAGGTGGTGTGTTCGATCCACTCGGCTTGTGCGGTCGGCAGTGCCTCGATGGTGCGCATTCCTGCTGTCCGCAGGTAGGTGATGCAGTCCCCTATCCATTCCACATGCTGTTCCAACGCGGTGACGAAGTTGGTCGCCGCGCTGGGGCTGCCGGGCCCCTGGACGGTGAACAGATTGGGAAAACCGGCCACTTGCAATCCCAAATAGGACACCGGTCCCTGCTCGGCCCAGGTGTCGCGTAGCGACTGTCCGTCTCGGCCGCGGACGTCAATGCGGCTCAGGGCGCCGGTCATGGCGTCGAATCCGGTGGCGTAGACGATCACGTCGAGGTCGTAGTCGCCCCGGCTGGTTCGGATACCGGCGGCCGTCACCGTCTCGATCGGTTCGCGGCGAAGATCGACCAGGGATACGTTGTCGCGGTTGAAGGTTTCGTAGTAGCCCTGGTCGATGATCGGGCGCTTGCAGGCGAACGGATAGGTGGGCACCAGTGCGGCCGCCGTCTCGGGGTCGTGCACGATCCGGGCGATGGCTTCGCCGTAGAGCCGGGTGGCCATTCGATTCGCCTCGATGTCGAAGAACAGATCGCCCCAGTTGAGCGCGCCCAGTACGCCGTGTTCGGAGATCGCACGCAGTTGCTCGTCGCGGCTCGCCGACTTCAGCGGCGGGCGGCTGAGCATGTCCAGCAGCACCGAGAACGCCGAGAGCCGTGCGGCGCCCACCGGGTGAGCTCGTTGCGCGGCCCGGATCTGGCCGTAGTTCGCCTTGAGCTCGTCCAATTCACCCGGCGCGAATTGCCGGACCTCCCAGGGCAGCGTGTACGCCGCGGAACGCTGAAAGACGTACAGCTGGCCCACGTCTCGGGCGACGACCGGGATCAGCTGGACACCGGTGGACCCAGTGCCGACGACGCCGACGCGCCGTCCGGTCAGGTCATGGCCTTCCTTCGGCCATCGGCCGGTGTAGAGCGTGGTGCCGGCGAAATCATCGATTCCGGCGATATCGGGTTGCAGCGGCGCCGACAGGATGCCCGAGGCGGCGATCACGAAGCGGGCGCGCAACCGCTGCCCCGCCGCGGTGTCCACCACCCACTCGGCGGCCGCCCCGTCGAAGGTCATCGCGGAGACCGTCGTGTTGAACGCAATGTCGCGGCGCAAGTCAAGCCGGTCAGCGACGAATCGCAGGTACGCCTCGATCTCGGGTTGGGCCGGCATGGTTTCGGTCCACGTCCACTCCTGCTGGATCTCCTCGGAGAAGCTGTAGGAGTACTCGATGCTTTCGATGTCGCAGCGCGCGCCGGGATACCGGTTGACAAGCCATGTCCCACCGACGTTTTCGGCGGTCTCCAACACGCGGGCGTGGACGCCGCGCTGGCGCAGGTAATGCAGCGCATACAGGCCCGAGAACCCGGCGCCGACGATCAGCGCGTCGAGAACCTCGGGCTCATCGGCGTCAGTCATCGTCCGGCCGCCTTTCGTCGACACTTCCGCAGGGTTGCCTATCGATGGGTTTACGGTACGGTATTCAGTTGGATGGCGTGGGAGGAAATGCGATGAAGGTTCCGTTCACCTGGAAGGTCACCGGCTGGTTCATGATCGGCTGGTCACCGGAGTTCGCCACCGGAACGACCCGCGCACTGCACTACTTCGGCGAGGACCTGGTCGCCTACCGCGACGCCGACGGCGAACTACATGTGATGGAGGCGCACTGCAAGCACATGGGCGCCCACCTGGGCCACGGCGGCACGGTGGTCGAAGACCGCGTCGAGTGCCCGTTCCACGGCTGGCAGTGGGGCCCCGACGGCTGCAACAAATTCATCCCCTATCAGCCGGACCGGCCGAACAAGGCGTTGCGCCTGCGGGTCTACCCGGTCCGCGAACAGCACGGCTGCGTATTCGCATGGCACCACCCCGACGGCGCCGAACCCCACTGGGAGATGCCCGACATCTTCGGCAAATTTCCCCAGTTCACCGCCGGCCCGCAGGACTACTACCGGGCCTACCCGGAGTTCTCCCGACGCCTGGAGGGCGAACCGGTTCACCCGCAGATCGTCGCCGAGAACGCCGCTGACAGCGCACATTTCCAGTACGTGCACCACGCCACGGTGACGCCGAGAGTGCTCGATTGGAAGATGGCCGACCAGGAGTGGCAGTTCGTCGCAGGCTGGCCCGACGAGCGCGCCGACGACCCGGAACAGATGGCGTTACGCTTCCACAGCCATCTGTTCGGGCTCGGCGGGGCGATCAGCATCTTCGAAGGCGTACAGCAACACCGGCTGATCTTCACCTGCACCCCGGTCGACGAGGGCCGCTCAGACCTGTTCTATTCGATCTGGTGGCCGCGGATTCCCGGTGATGACTCCGACGCGCCGCCGGATGACGTGCGGGCGCGCGTCGAGGAGCAGTTCCTGACCACCGTCGAAGACGACCTGGGCATCTGGCGCTACCAGCGCTACATCCAGAATCCGGCGCTGTCCAAGGTCGACGCGAAACCATTTATGACGCTGCGGAAATGGGCGGCGCAGTTCTACGATGTGCCGCCCACCGAGGCCGTCTTGACATGACCGCCGCGCTGGCGGACCTAGTAGCGCCTGCGCACACCGCACTCATCACCCAAGAGTTGCAGGGCGCGGTAGTCGGACCCGACGCCGGCTTGGCGGCCCTCGCCGACGAGGCGCGCCGTGAGGCACTGCCCAACATCATCCGGCTGCTGCCGGCGGCGCGGTCGGCCGGCGTTGCGGTGGTGCACTGCCTGGTGCACCGCCGCCCGGACGGCTTGGGCTCCAACCACAACGCGCGACTGTTCGCCGCCGGCCGCCGCGCGGTGCGCATCGATCCGGGCAGCGCCGGCGCCACCCTGCTGCCCGAGTTCGGGCCGGAGCCGTCTGACCTGGTGCTCAGCCGCTGTCACGGCCTCGGGCCGATGGGCGGAACCGATCTGGATGCAGTCCTGCGCAACCTGGGAATATCCACCGTCGTCGCGGTGGGGGTCTCGCTGAACGTCGCTATCCCCAACCTGGTCATGGACGCGGTCAACGCCGCCTACCGGGTGGTGGTGCCCCGCGACGCGGTGGCCGGTGTCCCAGCCGAGTACGGTGCTGCCATCATCGACAACACGCTGTCGCTGCTGGCGACGATCACCACCACACAGGAGCTGATGGACACGTGGCAACCCTGACCCAGTTCACCGTGCCGGAGGTCACCGACGCGGTGGCCGCAGCGATTCCCGACCGCGACATGATCATCCAGGGCGACCGGCGCTACACCTATGCGCAGATCCTCGAGCGGTCCAACCGGCTGGCGTCCTACCTGCACTCCCGCGGGCTGGGCTGCCACACGCCGCGGTCGGACCTGTCTGCGCACGAGACCGGCCAGGATCTGCTGGGGATCTACGCCTACAACGGCAACGAGTTCGTCGAGACCCTGCTGGGCAGCTTCCGGGCCCGGGTGGCGCCGTTCAACGTCAACTACCGCTACGTGCGCAAGGAATTGGCATACCTGCTGGCTGATTCCGGCGCCACCGCGCTGGTCTACCACGCCGCCTTCGCCCCCACCCTGGCCGAGGTACTCCCCGAGCTTCCGCAGCTCAAAGTGCTCATCCAGATCGCCGACGACTCCGGCAACGCCCTGCTCGATGGGGCGGTCGACTACGAAACGGTGCTGGCGGAGAGCTCCCCGGAGCCGCCACCGGTGCAACCCTCACCCGACGACCTGTATGTGCTCTACACCGGTGGCACCACCGGGATGCCCAAGGGCGTGCTCTGGCGTCAGCACGACATCTTCATGGGCTCGTTCGGCGGCCGCAACCTGATGACCGCCGAAGAGGTCAGCTCCATCGACGACATCGTGGGGCCGGCCCGGGAGAACCCGGGCATTAGGCTGATGATCCTGCCGCCGCTGATCCACGGCGCCGCCCAGTGGGCGGTGATGACCGCGATCAACACCGGCCAAACCCTGGTCTTCCCTTCGGTTGTGGACCATTTCGACGCCGACGACGTGGTACGCGCCATTGAGCGGGAGAAAGTGCTGTCGGTGACCGTGGTCGGCGATGCGATGGCCCGGCCGCTGCTGGACGCGATCCGCAAGGGCAGCGCCGACGTGTCGTCGCTGCTGGTGGTGGCCAACGGCGGCGCCCTGTTGACGCCGTACGTCAAGCAGCAGATCGTCGAGACACTGCCCGGCGCCATGGTGATCGACGGGGTCGGATCATCGGAGACCGGCGCCCAGATGCGTCACATGTCGACCTCGGGCGCCGTGTCCACCGGAACCTTCGCCGGCGGACCGGACACCTGCGTGGTGGCCGAGGACCTGGTGACCGTCCTGCAACCCGGCCACGACGGCCTGGGCTGGCTCGGCCAACGCGGCTACGTCCCACTGGGCTACAAGGGCGATGCAACCAAGACCGCGGCGACGTTCCCGGTGATCGACGGGGCGCGCTTCGCCGTTCCCGGCGACCGGGCGCGGCACCTGGACGACGGTTCGATCGAGCTGCTCGGCCGGGATTCGGTGACGATCAACTCCGGTGGGGAGAAGATCTTCGCCGAGGAAGTCGAGACGGCGCTTGCGTCGCATCCGGGCGTCGTCGACGTGGTGGTCGCTGGCCGGCCCAGTGAACGCTGGGGCCAGGAGGTGGTGGCCGTGGTGGCCCTTGCCGAGGATGCCGCCGTCACGGCCGCCGAACTCATCGAGCACGCCGGCGGGTCACTGGCCCGCTACAAGCTGCCCAAAGCAGTCGTGTTCCGGTCGACGATCGTGCGCAGCCCGGCCGGCAAGGCCGACTACCGGTGGGCGCGCGAACAGGCCGAGCAGGGCTAGCGCCGTCAGCCGCGTTTGATCCGGCGGCGAGTCCGGTTGCGCGCCGAGCGCAGCATCGCGTCGGCGTAGACGCGCATCGCGGGCCGAAACGGCGGCGCCGCGCTTCCGGTCATGCTGAACGGCAGGTCGGAGCCCACCACGGTCCGGTAGTGGCTGAACGCGTCGAAACCCGCCTTGCCGTGGTAGGCGCCCATGCCGCTGCGCCCCACCCCGCCGAACGGTGCCCCCGACGGAATCATCTGTGCCGCAAAATCGTTGCGGGCCACTCCACCGCTTCGGGTGCGCCGCACGAAGTCCCGAAAGTTCTTGCCGTCTGGACCGAACCAGTAGGCGACCAGCGGAGCGGGGCGCGCGTTGATCGTCTCGATCGCTTCGTCGAGGGTGCCATAGCCCTGCACCATCAGCACCGGACCGAAGATCTCCTCGTCGGCGATGCGCATGCTCTCATCGACGCCGCGCACCAGGGTGGGGGCGATCTTGCGGGAAGCGCGATCCGGCAGCGCCTCCCCGTCGGGCGCGACGGTCTCCACCACGGCGCCGCGGTCGCGCGCGTCGTCGATCAGGCCCAGCACCCGGTCGAAGTTGGCTTCGTTGACACTTGAGCAGTAGTCGCCATTGGTCAGGATCGTCGGGAACATGTCCCGCAACGTTTGCCGGGCGACATCGACAAATGCGTCGATGTCGCGCTCGGGCACCAGAACATAGTCCGGGCATACGCAGACCTGGCCGCCGTTGACCATGCGGGCCGACGCGATCCGCTTCGCCGATCGCGCGATATCGGCGCCGGGCGCCACCACGACGGGGTTCTTCCCGCCCAGTTCCAAGGTCACCGGGACCAGGTTGTCCGCGGCGGCGCGCTGCACCAGCGCACCTACCGACGGCGAACCGGTGAAGAAGACGTGATCGAACGGCAGACCGGCGAACGCGGCCGCCACATCAGCGCCGCCGGTGACGACGGCGAATTCGTTTTCGTCGAAGTACTTCGGTGCCAGGTTCGCCATCAGCTCGGCGGTGTGCGAGGTGATCTCGGACATCTTGACCATCACCCGATTGCCCGCCGCGAAGGCTGCCGCCGCCGGCACCACCACCAATTGCAGCGGGAAATTCCACGGCCCGATGATGCCCACCACGCCAAGCGGACTGGGTCGCACCTCGGCGCGCAACCCTACCAGCCGGGCCGCACGCAGCAGCTTGCTGGGACGCATCCATTGTCGGACATGCGATCTGGTGTGCTCGACTACGGGGACGATGCCGATCATCTCGGTGGCCAGTGAGGCCGCGCGCGATCGGGTACCGAAATCTCGCGCCATCGCCTCGGTGAACGCGTCGATGTTGTCCAGCACCATCGCCAGCAGCCGATCGATACGGTTGCGCCGGACCGCGGCGCCCGGCGGCCCGTCATCCACGAAGGATCGCCGCTGCTTCTCCAGCAGCCTCGCCAGCTCGGCGGTCACGACAAATCCAGCGGCCCGTTTTGTGCCACGGTCTGCAGCTGGCCCAGTTCTACGCCACGGTCGGCGGCGGCCTCGATGCAGGCCGCAACGTCCTTACGCATAAAGGGCGCAACGACTTTGGCGAAGCTATCCACCCCACCGGCCGATTGCACGTACCCCGCGGCCCGGCTGCCGCCGCTGCACTGCGCCAGCGCCTCGAACAGGCTGGTATCGCGCACGCCGAGGCTCTTGCCCAGTTCGACCGCGGCGGCGACCAGTTGCGCATTGGCGGCGAACAGCACGTTGTTGATCAGCTTGAGGTTGAGCGCGGTGCCCAGTGCCCCGGTAAGGATCACCGGGTCGGCGTAGGCCGCCAAGACCGGCTGCGCGCGGGCCACCGCGTCGTCGGGGCCGCCGAGCAGCACCGTCAGCGTGCCGGCCTCGATGTCATGAGCGCCGCCGCTGACCGGAGCGTCCACCAGTGCCGGGCCGTTCGGGAACTCCGCCGCCAGAGTGGTCAGCGTGCTCACCGTCCCGGTGGTGTGAGACACCACGACTGTGCTGGAGTCGGCATTGGCCAGCAAGCCGTCGGCGCCGGTGGCGACCTCGAGCAGTTGCGCGTCGGAGAACAGGCAACTGATCACGACTCCGGCGTCGCGAGCGGTCGCGGCGATTGACTCCACTGGCACGGCGCCGACGGCCGCGAGCCGTTCGCGCACCTCGGGCCGCCGGGCGTAGACCTGAACGCGATGCCCTGCGGCGACCAGGCGCGCGACCATCGGTTCGCCCATCTGGCCGGCTCCCACGAATCCGACGACCTGGCCCGTTGTGCTCATTCTCGGCTCCTCAAGGCAGCTTTCGGCTATCCGGTAAGGGCAACCGTAGCATTGTCCGCGAGCGCCGAATTCGTTACAGTCGTGCTTACTGTCGACTTTTCGGGTACACCAGAAGGCTGGCGAGGATGACCAACCCGCAGCGCAAGGTCGTGGTCGTGGGCGCGGGGTCGGGAATCGGCGCCGCCACCGCCGCGCACTTCTACATGCGTGGTGATTTCGTTCTCGCCGTCGACGTGCACCCCCACCACACGCCGGCATCGCAATACGCCAACTGCGACCTTCGGGATGCCGCGGCCATCGCGGAGTTCGCCGCCGGGGTCGGTGACGGCTGGGATCTGCTGGCTCATGTCGCCGGCGTACCGGGCACCGCATCGGCCGCCGATGTGCTGACGGTCAACTACCTGGGTATGCGCCTGATGACCGAGGGCCTGCTGCCGCGGCTTCGTCGCGGCGGGGCGGTGGTCGCGGTGGCATCGACGGCGGCACTCGGGTGGGAGCAGCGCATCCCGTTACTCAACGGCCTACTCGAAGCGACAGACGCGCCGGCCGTTCTGCGCTGGCAGGCCGGCCAGGACCCGGCCTATCCGGTCTACAGCACCTCCAAGCAGGCCATGATCCTGTACGCCAAGCGGCGCGCCGCGACCGCGCACGCCGAGTACGGCGTGCGAATCAACACCGTGAGCCCGGGCCCCGTCGAAACGCCGATCCTGCCCGACTTCGAACGGTCGATGGGCAAACAGACGCTCGACACCGTACGCGCCACCGTCGGACGGCACGCCGGCGTCGACGACATCGTCCCGGTGATCGACTTCCTGGGCTCCGCCGCCGCCGGCTGGATCACCGGCCAAGACGTTCTCGTCGACGGCGGCTTCATCAACGCGATCACCGCCGGCACACCCATCCCCGCGTAGGGCCAACCTTCCGAGAGGAAACCATGACAATCGACTCGTCACCTGCCGCACCGATTTCCCCGCACCCCTACCATCGCCTCGACATCTCTGAAACCGAGTTCTGGGGCAAGGATTTCCGGACCCGGGACGAGACGTTCGCGACGCTGCGCAACGAACCGGGCCTGACGTGGCACCGGCCGATCGACGCCGTGTTCCCCCACCAGGAGACCGGCTACTGGGCGGCGACCCGGCACGCCGACGTCAAGTTCATCAGCCAGCACGAAGAGCTGTTCTGTTCCCGCGAAGGCGTCAGCGTCGACCCGATGCCGGCCGAGATCCAGCGCAACATGACGTTCTTTCTGGCGATGGACCCGCCGGAGCACACCCGGTACCGCAAGCTCATCAGTTCGGGCTTCACACCGCGGCAGGTCCGACGCATCGAGGATCAGATCAAGGCCAACTCCCGCAGCATTGTCGACGACCTGTTGACCCAATTGCGCAGTGGCGACCAGATCGACTTCGTCGCAAGCTGTTCCGGCCAACTGCCGATGCGCACGGTCTCCGACATGATCGGCATCGACCCGGCCGACCAGCAGAAGGTCGCCTACGCCGCCGAATGCCTGTTCAGCGGGAGCGACGACGAGTACGCCTCACTGGAGGAGCGGGCGGTGCACGTCATGACGCAGCTGGGCGTGCTGGCCGGCTCCGGCGTCGAACTGGCGCAGCGCCGCCGCGCCGAACCGCACGATGACCTGATGACCGAGTTGGTCAATGCCGAGGTCGACGGCCATCGTCTCGCCGACGCCGACCTCGGATCCTTCATGGTGCTGCTGGGCTCTGCGGGCAACGACACCACCAAGCAGGCCACCACGCACGCATTCAAGGCCCTCGTCGAACATCCTGAGCAGCGCGCCTGGCTGTTGGACGATTACGACAATCGGATCGGCGGGGCGGTCGAGGAATTCGTGCGCTGGGCGACACCGGTACTCGCCTTTGCCCGCCACGCGGTGGTGGACACCGAGGTCGCCGGGACCGAGATCAAGGCCGGCGAGAAGGTGGCGCTGTACTACTGCTCCGCCAACCGCGACGAGTCGGTGTTCGACCGGCCGCATGAGTTCGACATCACCCGTGCCGCCAACCCGCACCTGGGCTTCGGCGGCGGTGGCGCGCACTACTGCCTGGGAACCCACGTCGCCCGGATGGAGCTGCGGCACCTGTTCTACGAGCTGCTCACCCGGTTGCCCGAGGTCACGCTCGGCGAGCCCGAATACCTGCAGAGCACCTTCGTACACGGCATCAAACGGATGCCGATCAGCCTGGCCTGACGCTGGCGCGATACTTGCTTAATCGTTTACTGTAACGTTTACAGTACGTTGCTATACCCGACGGGAGATCAGCCGTGGAGAGCCAGGTTGACGACATCGCTGCCGCACTCGATAAGCCGGCCGGCTACCTGAAGAACCCCTACCCGTACTTCCAGAGCAAGCGAGAAGGACCCGGGGTCTTCCCCGGAACGGTCATGGACTACTCCAAGACCCCGGCATCGCTTCGGCCCAAGACCCAGTTCGCCGCTGTCTCCTTCGAGGCGGTGAATCAGGTCTTCCGCGAGGCGGATTCGTTCAACTCGCACATCTATGACGTCACGATCGGCCTATTCATCGGACCGACCATCCTGGCGATGGAGGGCGAGCCGCACCGCAAACATCGCAACCTCGTCTCATCGGCGTTCAAACGTAAGTCGTTGGTGCATTGGGAGCCGGAGGTGGTGCGGCCGGTCTGCACCACCCTGATCGATGAGTTCATCGCCGACGGCACCGCCGATCTGGTGTCCGGCTTTACGTTCGAGTTCCCCACCCGAGTCATCGCCAAGCTGTTGGGCTTGCCCGAAGAGGACCTGCCTTGGTTCCGCCAGCGGGCGATCGAGCTGATCAGCTACACCGTCAACTATGAGCGGGCGTTCGCCGCTTCGGCAGAGCTGAAGGACTACTTCCTGGCTCAGATGGAGAAACGCAAATCCCAGCCGACCGAAGACATCATCGGCGATCTGGTCACCGCGGAGGTCGACGGCGAGAAGCTCACCGACGAAGCGATCTTCTCGTTTCTTCGCCTGCTGCTGCCCGCGGGCCTGGAGACGACTTATCGGGCCACCAGCAACCTGCTGTACCTGCTGCTCACCCATCCCGACCAGTTCGCGGCGGTGCGCGCCGACCATGATCTGATCGGCGCCGCCATCGAGGAGGGGCTGCGCTATGAGACGCCGCTGACCACGGTGCAGCGCACCGCCATCCGCGACACCGCGGTGGCCGGCGTGGAAGTTCCCGCCGGCGCCGTGGTCGACGTCTGCATCGGGTCGGCGAACCGTGACGAGGCACGATGGGAACGGCCGGAGGAATTCGACATCTTCCGCAAGTGGATTCCGCACATCACGTTCGCCGCCGGCGAGCACACCTGCATGGGGCTACATCTGGCTCGAATGGAGATGCGGGTCGCGATGGAATGCCTGCTGGACCGCCTCGGCGAGATCACCCTGGTCGCCGATGACAACCCACACATCTATGGGCAGCCGTTTCGCTCCCCGCGGTCGCTGCCGGTGAGGTTCACCGGCAAGTAGCTGTGACTCCTCACGCCCCGCGGGGCTTGCGGTAGCCGATCGTCTTGGTCTCCAAGTACTGCGAGAACCCCTCGATCCCGCACTGCCTGCCCCAGCCGCTGCTCTTGTAGCCGCCGAACGGTGCGTCGGCCCCGTAGTACATGCCACCGTTGACGCCGATCGCGCCGGTCCGGATCCGGCGCGCCACGCCCAGTGCCCGCTCGTTCGATGCCGAGACCACGGCTCCGGCCAGCCCGTAGGCACTGTCGTTGGCGATGCGCACTGCCTCGTCGTCGTCACTGAACGGCAGCATCACCAGGACCGGCCCGAAGACCTCCTGCTGCGCGATGGCGGCGCTGTTGTCGACCCCGACGATCACGGTCGGCTGCACGTAGTGTCCGCCCGCCAGCGCGTCCGCCAGGCCGGTGACTTCGCCTCCGCCGGTGGTGATCTCGGCCCCATCGCGGCGAGCCTGCGCGTAGGCGTCGAGCACGCGCTGCTTTTGCGCGGCGCTGATCAGCGGGCCGACCAGGGTCTGCGGCAGCGCCGGGTCGCCCACGGCGACGGCAGCGAAGGCCTCGGTGACCGCGGCGACCAACTCGTCGAAGAGGCTGGTATGCACCAGCATCCGGGTGGTGGCCGCGCAGGCCTGTCCGGCGTGCACGCACACTCCTACCGCACCGGGAATCACCTTGGCCGGGTCGGCGTCGTCGAGCACGATCAGCGCCGACTTTCCGCCCAGCTCCAGGAAGGTCCGCTTCATGGTGTCGGCGCTGGTGCGAGCCAGCAGCTTGCCGACCGCGGTGGATCCGGTGAAGGAGATCATGTCGACCCGAGGGTCGGTGCCGAGCAGTCCGGCCACCTCGTTGGACGGCGTGGGCACCACGTTGACCACCCCGGCGGGGATGTCGGTGTGCTCAGCGATGAGGCGACCCAGCCGGGTGGCGTTCCACGGGGTGTTCGGGTCGGGCTTGAGCACGACGGTGTTGCCCGCCGCCAGGGCCGGCCCCAGCTTGTTGAGGATCACCTCGATGGGAAAGTTGGACGGTGTGATCGCCGCGACCACACCGACCGGATCTTTGACGACGGTGCGAATGTTGCGGTCGCCAAACAGTCCGCCGCCGTCAAGTAGCCGCTCCCAGTCGAACTCATCGATCAACCGACTCGGGTAGCGCAGCCCGTCGACGAGCGGCCAATCCAGCTGTGCCAGTTGGGTCGTCATCACCGGGCAGCCGACCTCGGCGATCAGCTCGGTGCGCAGCTCCTCCTTCTCGGCCTCCAGCGCCGACTGCAGTTGCGCAAGGCAGCGTTTGCGCAGTTCTCGGTTGGTCGACCAGTCGGTGTCGTCGAACGCTCGCCGGGCAGCACCGATCGCCTGCTGCATGTCGCGGCGGTCGGCGGCCGCGGTGGTCCCCAACAGCCGTCCAGTGGCCGGACTGTGATTGTCGAACTGCGCACCCGAGCCCGCCGCCACCAACTTGCCGTCGATCAGCAGGCGCGACTCTGCCGCCGCGGCAGCCCGTTCGCCGATCTCGATGCTGCT
The window above is part of the Mycolicibacter sp. MU0102 genome. Proteins encoded here:
- a CDS encoding SDR family oxidoreductase, producing MTNPQRKVVVVGAGSGIGAATAAHFYMRGDFVLAVDVHPHHTPASQYANCDLRDAAAIAEFAAGVGDGWDLLAHVAGVPGTASAADVLTVNYLGMRLMTEGLLPRLRRGGAVVAVASTAALGWEQRIPLLNGLLEATDAPAVLRWQAGQDPAYPVYSTSKQAMILYAKRRAATAHAEYGVRINTVSPGPVETPILPDFERSMGKQTLDTVRATVGRHAGVDDIVPVIDFLGSAAAGWITGQDVLVDGGFINAITAGTPIPA
- a CDS encoding aldehyde dehydrogenase family protein; its protein translation is MSDVGQRVSSIEIGERAAAAAESRLLIDGKLVAAGSGAQFDNHSPATGRLLGTTAAADRRDMQQAIGAARRAFDDTDWSTNRELRKRCLAQLQSALEAEKEELRTELIAEVGCPVMTTQLAQLDWPLVDGLRYPSRLIDEFDWERLLDGGGLFGDRNIRTVVKDPVGVVAAITPSNFPIEVILNKLGPALAAGNTVVLKPDPNTPWNATRLGRLIAEHTDIPAGVVNVVPTPSNEVAGLLGTDPRVDMISFTGSTAVGKLLARTSADTMKRTFLELGGKSALIVLDDADPAKVIPGAVGVCVHAGQACAATTRMLVHTSLFDELVAAVTEAFAAVAVGDPALPQTLVGPLISAAQKQRVLDAYAQARRDGAEITTGGGEVTGLADALAGGHYVQPTVIVGVDNSAAIAQQEVFGPVLVMLPFSDDDEAVRIANDSAYGLAGAVVSASNERALGVARRIRTGAIGVNGGMYYGADAPFGGYKSSGWGRQCGIEGFSQYLETKTIGYRKPRGA
- a CDS encoding NAD(P)-dependent oxidoreductase, translating into MSTTGQVVGFVGAGQMGEPMVARLVAAGHRVQVYARRPEVRERLAAVGAVPVESIAATARDAGVVISCLFSDAQLLEVATGADGLLANADSSTVVVSHTTGTVSTLTTLAAEFPNGPALVDAPVSGGAHDIEAGTLTVLLGGPDDAVARAQPVLAAYADPVILTGALGTALNLKLINNVLFAANAQLVAAAVELGKSLGVRDTSLFEALAQCSGGSRAAGYVQSAGGVDSFAKVVAPFMRKDVAACIEAAADRGVELGQLQTVAQNGPLDLS
- a CDS encoding cytochrome P450 encodes the protein MTIDSSPAAPISPHPYHRLDISETEFWGKDFRTRDETFATLRNEPGLTWHRPIDAVFPHQETGYWAATRHADVKFISQHEELFCSREGVSVDPMPAEIQRNMTFFLAMDPPEHTRYRKLISSGFTPRQVRRIEDQIKANSRSIVDDLLTQLRSGDQIDFVASCSGQLPMRTVSDMIGIDPADQQKVAYAAECLFSGSDDEYASLEERAVHVMTQLGVLAGSGVELAQRRRAEPHDDLMTELVNAEVDGHRLADADLGSFMVLLGSAGNDTTKQATTHAFKALVEHPEQRAWLLDDYDNRIGGAVEEFVRWATPVLAFARHAVVDTEVAGTEIKAGEKVALYYCSANRDESVFDRPHEFDITRAANPHLGFGGGGAHYCLGTHVARMELRHLFYELLTRLPEVTLGEPEYLQSTFVHGIKRMPISLA
- a CDS encoding cytochrome P450; this translates as MESQVDDIAAALDKPAGYLKNPYPYFQSKREGPGVFPGTVMDYSKTPASLRPKTQFAAVSFEAVNQVFREADSFNSHIYDVTIGLFIGPTILAMEGEPHRKHRNLVSSAFKRKSLVHWEPEVVRPVCTTLIDEFIADGTADLVSGFTFEFPTRVIAKLLGLPEEDLPWFRQRAIELISYTVNYERAFAASAELKDYFLAQMEKRKSQPTEDIIGDLVTAEVDGEKLTDEAIFSFLRLLLPAGLETTYRATSNLLYLLLTHPDQFAAVRADHDLIGAAIEEGLRYETPLTTVQRTAIRDTAVAGVEVPAGAVVDVCIGSANRDEARWERPEEFDIFRKWIPHITFAAGEHTCMGLHLARMEMRVAMECLLDRLGEITLVADDNPHIYGQPFRSPRSLPVRFTGK